A stretch of Crossiella cryophila DNA encodes these proteins:
- a CDS encoding MBL fold metallo-hydrolase: MALPLDVRWIHGSESAKHNTDPDIQVFWYDENSVILRQNMAINYEAPFLFLLFGEHTVALVDTGATESAELFPLRRTVDELIEQWLARNPRLDYRLLVLHSHGHGDHVAGDGQFAGRAGTTVVDAGLASVRAFFGFDGHGMATLDLGGRVLECLASPGHHEAAVTYFDPWTGFLLTGDTVYPGRLYVQDWAAFGATIDLLVDFAGRRPVSHVLGCHIEMTRESGVDYPIRTTYQPDEPPLELTVAQLREIQSAIRDIGDRPGVHAFPSFVIYRQ; this comes from the coding sequence GTGGCCTTACCGCTGGACGTGCGCTGGATCCATGGTTCGGAGTCGGCGAAGCACAACACCGATCCGGACATCCAGGTGTTCTGGTATGACGAGAACTCGGTGATTCTGCGCCAGAACATGGCGATCAATTACGAGGCGCCGTTCCTGTTCCTGTTGTTCGGGGAACACACCGTCGCACTGGTGGACACCGGCGCGACCGAATCAGCCGAGTTGTTCCCATTGCGGCGGACCGTGGACGAACTGATCGAGCAGTGGCTGGCGCGGAATCCGCGGCTGGATTACCGGTTGCTGGTGCTGCATTCGCACGGGCACGGGGATCACGTGGCCGGGGACGGGCAGTTCGCCGGGCGGGCCGGGACCACGGTGGTGGACGCCGGGCTGGCGAGTGTGCGGGCGTTCTTCGGGTTCGACGGGCACGGGATGGCCACCCTGGACCTGGGTGGGCGGGTGCTGGAGTGCCTTGCCAGCCCTGGGCACCACGAGGCGGCGGTGACCTACTTCGATCCGTGGACCGGGTTCCTGCTCACCGGCGACACCGTCTACCCGGGACGGTTGTACGTGCAGGACTGGGCTGCCTTCGGCGCGACCATCGACCTGCTGGTGGATTTCGCCGGGCGGCGGCCGGTCTCGCACGTGCTGGGCTGTCACATCGAGATGACCCGGGAGTCCGGGGTGGACTATCCGATTCGGACCACCTACCAGCCGGACGAGCCGCCGCTGGAGCTGACCGTGGCCCAGCTGCGCGAGATCCAGTCCGCCATCCGGGACATCGGCGACCGGCCGGGTGTGCACGCCTTTCCCAGCTTTGTCATCTACCGGCAGTAG
- a CDS encoding DUF3558 domain-containing protein — translation MTRSIRLATVLVSGALVLSGCGGGGTTTTQTTSAATSSSKQGLAPPINTPLSVEAFKSRPCDLLTPAQRATVGATRSAEIRESDLGPACVWKEKDSSVDTSVDVTLYTNPQAVNWERLFERREQEPFFEPAGELAGVPAVHINDESKAERGSCSTHLGLSKDVILRVSVDLPLKSPEYKTPCVVSDRMATLMIQNIKAGG, via the coding sequence GTGACACGCTCCATCCGGCTCGCGACTGTCCTGGTTTCGGGTGCGCTGGTGTTGTCCGGGTGCGGTGGTGGTGGGACCACGACCACCCAGACCACCAGCGCGGCCACCAGCAGCAGCAAGCAGGGCCTGGCGCCGCCGATCAACACCCCGCTCTCGGTCGAGGCGTTCAAGAGCAGGCCGTGCGACCTGCTCACCCCCGCGCAGCGGGCGACCGTCGGCGCGACCAGGTCCGCCGAGATCAGGGAGAGCGACCTGGGTCCCGCCTGCGTGTGGAAGGAGAAGGACTCCTCCGTTGACACCTCGGTCGACGTGACCCTCTACACCAACCCGCAGGCGGTGAACTGGGAGCGCCTGTTCGAGCGGCGGGAGCAGGAGCCGTTCTTCGAGCCCGCCGGTGAATTGGCCGGGGTTCCGGCCGTGCACATCAACGACGAGTCCAAGGCCGAGCGGGGCAGCTGCTCCACACACCTCGGATTGAGCAAGGACGTCATCCTGCGGGTGTCGGTGGACCTGCCGTTGAAGTCGCCGGAATACAAGACGCCGTGTGTGGTGTCCGACCGGATGGCCACGCTCATGATCCAGAACATCAAAGCGGGGGGCTGA
- a CDS encoding right-handed parallel beta-helix repeat-containing protein yields the protein MLRLTRLSPAGHSARRRRRTAALTAAALAFSGLSALVTPPTAGAAEEPGVQAALPDLTSANRRAPVPGLPDWSKAGYRGGAALPGPNEINPDAACQITASELSSQYGVRTDGSDATTGLQKAIDDIRTKCSPKASYTKLSSITLPAGRLTVSRQLGVDADYLLLKGAGRGKTTLVFRPDANTRYDALTEDGSDWDEDGMVHGAGKGGWMWPGRGLLRVQTREVSPKYAADHRSAPANRKDIFEGSINQHWASGIPLREGSALGANQIKLAKNADISKFKVGGYLWVGAANTVKFYQQQTVTNTAQYLNLHMRQQIFQITAVNSSTKDLTIDKPLEYDLPLNSTADGSPAIGGTTYPSRVTPLKVVQGVGIEDLSITQELNGMPKHGGGTYNVTPAEATKNYGNVAPEYEMHGIVLKWAANTWIRRVGAELTGSHPIVTESAKNIQIQESYLDGSWNKGKGGNGYFRGSRVWDSLYAYNTTRNLRHFTFQWSASNNVVVGNDFDSDLNLHGGWERRNLFENNKVTVPFEHASKNCKSNCGEEGGGGPDDSTWYPIWWAAGPKAAKWSGSSGAQNVFYNNEMSKQASKGGAFQPYYGDRQRIYQFGSDAADASKFKHLSTGGTTIPDWASKETVDFTKSNNGVNASRTDSSGSLFLKNPGRATVFGAEAAQGTLVDVSTAEQLKTALANAKPGETIKLAPGEYRGSFVTQKAGTASSRITLTGPANAVLINDGPSGTAPSCPVPTAGWDSGYGLWLHNAPYWNLTGFTVKDSKKGIILDNSHHVTLDKVYVHHVDEEAVHFRRSSADGVIKNSKITHAGLVQPSYGEGVYIGSAGSNWKCHGNTGGADRSDRVSVLDNEIGPEVAAEHIDVKEGTSGGVIRGNKFNGTGIKGQNSADSWIDVKGTGYLIENNTGTFAKPGVFANGYETHNPSSSPSFPNGCGNTWRGNKSDLGGVGKYAIYIPSVSKCSANPNVVHSSNTVTGATTGLTNIKVTP from the coding sequence ATGTTGCGACTCACCCGGTTGTCGCCCGCGGGTCATTCCGCACGGCGACGCCGCCGCACGGCCGCGCTCACCGCGGCCGCGCTCGCGTTCAGCGGCCTTTCCGCCCTGGTCACCCCACCCACCGCCGGTGCGGCGGAAGAACCCGGTGTCCAGGCCGCACTACCCGATCTGACCAGTGCCAACCGCCGGGCCCCTGTGCCCGGCCTGCCCGACTGGAGCAAGGCGGGCTACCGCGGCGGCGCCGCGCTGCCCGGCCCCAACGAGATCAACCCGGACGCGGCCTGTCAGATCACCGCGAGCGAACTGTCGTCCCAGTACGGCGTGCGGACCGACGGCAGCGATGCCACCACCGGTCTGCAGAAGGCCATCGACGACATCCGGACCAAGTGCTCACCCAAGGCGAGCTACACCAAACTGTCCTCGATCACCCTGCCGGCGGGCCGCCTCACGGTCAGCAGGCAGCTCGGCGTGGACGCGGATTACCTGCTACTCAAGGGCGCGGGCCGGGGCAAGACCACGCTGGTCTTCCGCCCGGACGCCAACACTCGTTACGACGCGCTGACCGAGGACGGCAGCGACTGGGACGAGGACGGCATGGTGCACGGCGCGGGCAAGGGCGGCTGGATGTGGCCCGGCCGCGGCCTGCTCCGGGTGCAGACCCGTGAGGTCTCACCCAAGTACGCCGCCGACCACCGCTCGGCCCCGGCCAACCGCAAGGACATCTTCGAGGGCAGCATCAACCAGCACTGGGCCTCGGGGATCCCGCTGCGCGAGGGCTCGGCCCTGGGCGCCAACCAGATCAAACTCGCCAAGAACGCCGACATCAGCAAGTTCAAGGTCGGCGGCTACCTCTGGGTGGGCGCGGCCAACACGGTCAAGTTCTACCAGCAGCAGACCGTGACCAACACCGCGCAGTACCTGAATCTCCATATGCGGCAACAGATCTTCCAGATCACGGCGGTGAACTCCAGTACCAAGGACCTCACCATCGACAAGCCCCTGGAGTACGACCTGCCGCTGAACTCCACCGCCGACGGCTCACCGGCCATCGGCGGCACCACCTACCCGAGCCGGGTCACCCCGCTCAAGGTGGTGCAGGGCGTGGGCATCGAGGACCTGTCCATCACCCAGGAACTCAACGGCATGCCCAAGCACGGCGGCGGCACCTACAACGTGACCCCGGCCGAGGCCACCAAGAACTACGGCAACGTGGCGCCCGAGTACGAGATGCACGGCATCGTGCTCAAGTGGGCGGCCAACACCTGGATCCGCCGGGTGGGCGCGGAGCTGACCGGCTCGCACCCGATCGTCACCGAGAGCGCCAAGAACATCCAGATCCAGGAGTCCTATCTGGACGGTTCCTGGAACAAGGGCAAGGGCGGCAACGGCTACTTCCGCGGCTCCCGGGTGTGGGACTCGCTGTACGCCTACAACACCACCCGCAACCTGCGGCACTTCACCTTCCAGTGGTCGGCCTCCAACAACGTGGTCGTGGGCAACGACTTCGACTCCGACCTCAACCTGCACGGCGGCTGGGAACGCCGCAACCTGTTCGAGAACAACAAGGTGACCGTGCCGTTCGAGCACGCCTCCAAGAACTGCAAGAGCAACTGCGGGGAAGAAGGCGGCGGCGGGCCGGATGACTCCACCTGGTACCCGATCTGGTGGGCCGCGGGTCCCAAGGCGGCCAAGTGGTCGGGCTCCAGCGGAGCGCAGAACGTCTTCTACAACAACGAGATGAGCAAGCAGGCCAGCAAGGGCGGGGCCTTCCAGCCCTACTACGGCGACCGGCAGCGGATCTACCAGTTCGGCAGCGACGCCGCGGACGCGAGCAAGTTCAAGCACCTGAGCACCGGCGGCACCACCATCCCGGACTGGGCGAGCAAGGAGACGGTGGACTTCACCAAGTCCAACAACGGGGTCAACGCCTCCCGCACCGACTCCTCCGGCTCCCTGTTCCTGAAGAACCCGGGCCGGGCCACGGTGTTCGGCGCCGAGGCGGCGCAGGGCACGCTGGTGGACGTCTCCACCGCGGAACAGCTGAAAACCGCGCTGGCCAACGCCAAACCGGGTGAGACGATCAAGCTGGCGCCCGGCGAGTACCGCGGTTCGTTCGTGACCCAGAAGGCGGGCACGGCCTCCTCCCGGATCACCCTGACCGGCCCGGCCAACGCGGTGCTGATCAACGACGGCCCCTCGGGCACCGCGCCGTCCTGCCCCGTCCCGACCGCGGGCTGGGACTCCGGCTACGGCCTGTGGCTGCACAACGCGCCCTACTGGAACCTGACCGGCTTCACGGTCAAGGACTCCAAGAAGGGCATCATCCTGGACAACTCCCACCACGTCACCCTGGACAAGGTCTACGTGCACCACGTGGACGAGGAAGCGGTGCACTTCCGGCGCTCCTCGGCTGACGGCGTGATCAAGAACTCCAAGATCACCCACGCCGGCCTGGTGCAGCCCAGCTACGGCGAGGGCGTCTACATCGGCTCGGCAGGCTCGAACTGGAAGTGCCACGGCAACACCGGTGGCGCGGACCGCTCGGACCGGGTCAGCGTGCTGGACAACGAGATCGGGCCCGAGGTGGCGGCCGAGCACATCGACGTCAAGGAGGGCACCAGCGGCGGGGTGATCCGCGGCAACAAGTTCAACGGCACCGGCATCAAGGGCCAGAACTCCGCGGACTCCTGGATCGACGTGAAGGGCACCGGTTACCTGATCGAGAACAACACCGGCACCTTCGCCAAGCCCGGCGTCTTCGCCAACGGCTACGAGACGCACAACCCGTCCAGCAGCCCGTCCTTCCCCAACGGCTGCGGGAACACCTGGCGTGGCAACAAGTCCGACCTGGGCGGGGTGGGCAAGTACGCCATCTACATCCCGTCGGTGTCCAAGTGCTCGGCCAACCCGAACGTCGTCCACAGCTCGAACACGGTCACCGGCGCCACCACCGGCCTGACCAACATCAAGGTCACCCCGTAA
- a CDS encoding ROK family transcriptional regulator: MISPVRGTPSLMRAINDRATLRALLESGSLTRPQIVALTGLSKPTASQLLARLQEIGLVISDGIRSGRTGRSAEAYRINPAAAQVAAMDVTPERIEVQIADLTGTIIGSATLPATGPEPDPVTRLRAALTAAEPPEGLNRLVIGVQGAVNPATGRLDYATDEDMPGWQIPDLAPSLGQALGVPVVVENDVNLVALAEQAHGAAAGSPDFVLLWADDGLGAALMLGGRLHRGATGGSGEVGYLPTPGAPTARDVGRFGHHGYQALAGGPAVQELLAGHGISAPDFRQAVASAARRAADGEAAAQTGLREVAERLAVGLAEITAVLDPGLIVLAGGLALAGGEVLRELVERELHALTIPRPPLRLSTVEGNPVLAGALDLGLGQVRDELFGAAIPAG; this comes from the coding sequence GTGATCAGTCCCGTCCGCGGTACCCCGAGCCTGATGCGGGCCATCAACGACCGTGCCACCCTGCGTGCGCTGCTGGAGTCCGGTTCGCTGACCCGGCCGCAGATCGTCGCGCTGACCGGGCTGTCCAAGCCCACCGCCTCCCAGTTGCTGGCCCGGCTGCAGGAGATCGGCCTGGTCATCAGCGACGGCATCCGCAGTGGCCGCACCGGCCGCAGCGCGGAGGCGTACCGGATCAACCCGGCCGCGGCCCAGGTCGCCGCGATGGACGTGACCCCGGAACGGATCGAGGTCCAGATCGCCGACCTCACCGGCACGATCATCGGCTCGGCCACCCTGCCCGCCACCGGACCCGAGCCGGACCCGGTCACCCGGCTGCGGGCCGCGCTGACCGCCGCCGAACCGCCGGAGGGGCTGAACCGCCTGGTGATCGGCGTGCAGGGCGCGGTCAACCCGGCCACCGGGCGATTGGACTACGCCACCGACGAGGACATGCCGGGCTGGCAGATCCCAGACCTGGCCCCGAGTCTGGGGCAGGCACTCGGGGTGCCGGTGGTGGTGGAGAACGACGTCAACCTGGTCGCGCTGGCCGAACAGGCGCACGGCGCCGCCGCGGGCAGCCCGGATTTCGTGCTGCTGTGGGCCGATGACGGCCTTGGTGCGGCGCTGATGCTCGGCGGCAGGCTGCACCGCGGGGCCACCGGCGGCTCCGGCGAGGTCGGCTACCTGCCCACCCCCGGCGCGCCCACCGCCCGCGATGTCGGCCGGTTCGGTCACCACGGGTACCAGGCCCTGGCCGGGGGTCCCGCGGTACAGGAACTCCTGGCGGGACACGGGATCAGCGCACCGGACTTCCGGCAGGCGGTGGCCAGTGCGGCCCGGCGTGCCGCGGACGGCGAGGCGGCGGCCCAGACCGGGTTGCGCGAGGTCGCCGAACGGCTCGCGGTCGGACTGGCCGAGATCACCGCGGTGCTGGACCCGGGACTGATCGTGCTGGCCGGTGGGCTGGCGCTGGCCGGTGGCGAGGTGTTGCGGGAACTGGTGGAGCGGGAACTGCACGCGCTGACCATCCCGCGCCCGCCACTGCGACTGTCCACTGTGGAGGGAAATCCGGTGCTCGCGGGCGCGCTGGACCTGGGGCTGGGGCAGGTTCGGGACGAGCTGTTCGGCGCGGCCATCCCGGCTGGCTGA
- the mug gene encoding G/U mismatch-specific DNA glycosylase, with protein MAKPTAAELADARTLILPDVIAPDLAVLFCGINPGLYSGATGHHFARPGNRFWPTLHRAGFTPRQLDPSEQLEMLEYGLGITNVVARTTARADELTKDELLAGALALTERAERYRPRFVAVAGISAYRGGFDRPKAVMGPQPELIGGARLWVLPNPSGLNAHYQAADLAAAFAELRAAAGIPVRTGPSRR; from the coding sequence GTGGCCAAACCGACCGCGGCCGAACTGGCCGACGCCCGCACCCTGATCCTGCCCGATGTGATCGCACCGGATCTGGCGGTGTTGTTCTGCGGCATCAATCCCGGCCTGTACTCCGGTGCCACCGGCCACCACTTCGCCCGGCCGGGCAACCGGTTCTGGCCCACCCTGCACCGCGCCGGCTTCACCCCACGTCAGCTGGACCCCAGTGAGCAGCTGGAGATGCTGGAGTACGGGCTGGGCATCACCAACGTGGTCGCCCGCACCACCGCCCGCGCGGACGAGCTGACCAAGGACGAGCTGCTGGCCGGGGCCCTGGCGCTGACCGAGCGGGCGGAGCGGTACCGGCCGAGGTTCGTCGCGGTGGCCGGGATCTCGGCCTACCGCGGCGGGTTCGACCGGCCCAAGGCGGTGATGGGGCCGCAGCCGGAGTTGATCGGCGGGGCCCGGTTGTGGGTGCTGCCCAACCCGAGTGGGCTGAACGCGCACTACCAGGCCGCGGACCTGGCCGCCGCGTTCGCCGAACTGCGTGCGGCGGCCGGGATCCCGGTCAGGACGGGGCCATCCCGGCGGTGA